In Halogranum gelatinilyticum, the following are encoded in one genomic region:
- a CDS encoding orc1/cdc6 family replication initiation protein, which produces MTPRFQPDDTLYKRRNTLKVEYVPDDIVGRDNEIEEYEAALQPIINGEYPDNIFIYGKTGVGKTAVTNFLLNELLDSAEHFEVDLSVISLNCDGLSTSYQAAISLVNNLREPEHHIAETGHPQSKVYRLLWDELNKLSGTVIIVLDEIDHITDDTFLYQITRADNNGYIDNIQLGLIGISNDSTFREQLDAKVQSSLCETEISFPPYGTEELQKVLEQRAEIAFHQSALEEGVIPLCAALGRQDGGDARRAITLLRKAGDLARTENADSVTTDHVERAQEKLEAQQSMDIMRDLTEHEQLTLYALTTLAAEDSTPSRSRIVYQRYKELCEFQGRDPRTARRMRSFLSDFEILNLTLSHMEHRGQDGGTYREHELNRDIATVVDALQTIISEFGAHRSIIEYLPDSGEEFAAM; this is translated from the coding sequence ATGACTCCCCGATTTCAGCCGGACGATACGCTGTACAAACGGCGGAATACACTCAAAGTCGAGTACGTTCCAGACGACATCGTCGGGCGGGACAACGAGATCGAGGAGTACGAAGCGGCCCTGCAGCCGATCATCAACGGTGAGTACCCCGACAACATCTTCATCTACGGCAAGACCGGCGTCGGCAAGACCGCTGTAACGAACTTCCTACTGAACGAGCTCTTGGATTCGGCGGAGCATTTCGAAGTCGACCTCTCTGTCATCTCCCTCAACTGCGACGGTCTCAGCACGAGCTACCAGGCGGCGATTAGTCTGGTGAACAATCTCCGAGAGCCCGAACACCACATCGCTGAAACCGGCCACCCCCAATCCAAGGTCTATCGTCTTCTCTGGGATGAACTCAACAAGCTCTCGGGGACCGTGATCATCGTTCTCGACGAGATCGACCACATCACGGACGACACATTCCTCTACCAGATTACCCGTGCCGACAACAACGGGTACATCGACAACATCCAGCTCGGCCTCATCGGGATCAGTAACGACTCGACGTTCCGAGAGCAGCTCGATGCGAAGGTTCAGTCGTCGCTGTGTGAAACCGAGATTTCGTTCCCCCCGTACGGTACGGAAGAGCTCCAGAAGGTCCTCGAACAGCGGGCAGAAATCGCGTTCCACCAGAGCGCACTCGAAGAGGGCGTGATTCCGCTGTGTGCAGCCCTCGGTCGCCAAGATGGTGGTGACGCCCGACGAGCGATTACACTTCTTCGGAAGGCGGGTGATCTGGCACGCACCGAGAACGCGGATTCGGTTACGACCGACCACGTCGAACGCGCCCAGGAGAAGCTCGAGGCACAGCAGAGCATGGATATCATGCGCGACCTCACCGAACACGAGCAACTCACGCTCTACGCGCTGACCACGCTCGCTGCCGAGGATTCTACTCCTTCCCGGTCGCGGATCGTCTACCAGCGCTACAAAGAACTCTGTGAGTTCCAGGGTCGAGACCCACGTACGGCTCGCAGGATGCGTAGCTTCCTGTCCGACTTCGAGATTCTCAATCTCACGCTCTCGCATATGGAACACCGTGGTCAGGACGGCGGAACGTACCGCGAGCACGAACTCAACCGCGACATCGCGACCGTCGTCGACGCGCTACAGACAATTATCAGCGAATTCGGTGCCCACCGGAGTATCATCGAGTACCTTCCCGACTCTGGTGAAGAGTTCGCGGCGATGTAG